The following proteins come from a genomic window of Bremerella alba:
- a CDS encoding DUF1549 domain-containing protein, whose amino-acid sequence MWLKNIAFIVLATVVLASLANWLLSPPKVEAVDDPVIVVADDFQAAKLAVDAQFQEVWQARELQPAPQADDLTIARRISLGLTGSIPSLEEIRLIENRPDEDRLAWWVNHLLEDRRYGDYMAERLSRAYVGTENGPFLIFRKRRFVTWLSDQLMENRPYNELTQDLIADSGLWTDHPAVNFITATVDQDGTKEPDVAMLAGRVTRAFLATRIDCVQCHDDNLGGDLKQSDFHELASFFREAQNSFVGIMDKKGKPYDYQYLHAEEETTVPAQAPFNQHLIPESGGTLRNRLASWVTHPENKPFSRAIVNRVWAVMTGRPLVEPVDDIPLKGSFEKGNFPAGLDPLVDDFIAHNFDLKRLIRLIAATEAFGRDSRADHEITAQHEQAWAAFPVTRLRPEQVIGSVNQASSLSTLNADSHVLTKLITYGETNDFLQRYGDAGEDEFSMDGGTIPQRLLMMNGNLVTERTKNNFVRNAATRISQLSPNDETAVETAFLCVLTRRPNPVELEHFTDKLENEEIPSNRSQDFEDIYWALMNCTEFAWNH is encoded by the coding sequence ATGTGGCTCAAGAATATTGCCTTTATCGTCTTGGCCACCGTGGTCTTGGCCTCTCTGGCCAATTGGTTGCTTTCGCCCCCGAAGGTCGAAGCTGTCGACGACCCCGTAATTGTGGTGGCAGATGACTTCCAGGCTGCGAAACTAGCCGTCGATGCTCAATTTCAAGAGGTTTGGCAAGCCCGAGAGCTGCAGCCGGCTCCCCAGGCCGATGATCTCACGATCGCCCGTCGCATCTCGCTGGGGCTGACCGGCTCGATCCCCTCGCTGGAAGAGATCCGCCTGATCGAGAATCGCCCCGACGAAGATCGCTTGGCTTGGTGGGTGAACCATCTTCTGGAAGACCGCCGCTATGGCGACTACATGGCCGAGCGTCTTTCGCGTGCCTACGTAGGAACCGAGAACGGTCCGTTCCTGATCTTTCGCAAGCGGCGATTTGTCACCTGGCTCAGTGATCAGCTGATGGAGAATCGCCCCTACAACGAACTAACGCAAGACCTCATCGCTGATTCCGGCCTGTGGACCGATCACCCAGCGGTTAATTTCATTACGGCCACCGTCGACCAAGATGGAACCAAGGAGCCTGACGTGGCGATGCTGGCCGGTCGCGTGACCCGGGCCTTTCTAGCGACTCGAATCGACTGCGTGCAGTGTCACGACGACAACCTTGGTGGCGATCTCAAACAAAGTGACTTTCACGAGCTGGCATCCTTCTTTCGTGAAGCCCAGAACTCGTTTGTCGGCATCATGGACAAAAAGGGAAAGCCATACGATTACCAGTATCTGCATGCCGAAGAAGAGACCACGGTGCCGGCCCAAGCCCCGTTCAATCAGCACTTGATACCCGAGTCGGGCGGGACGCTAAGAAATCGCCTGGCCAGCTGGGTGACGCACCCTGAAAACAAACCATTCTCAAGAGCGATCGTCAATCGTGTGTGGGCGGTCATGACCGGCCGTCCGCTGGTGGAGCCGGTCGACGACATTCCTCTCAAGGGAAGCTTTGAAAAAGGTAATTTCCCAGCAGGGCTCGACCCACTGGTCGACGATTTCATCGCGCACAACTTCGACCTGAAGCGATTGATTCGCTTGATCGCCGCGACCGAAGCGTTTGGGCGGGATAGCCGCGCCGATCATGAAATTACCGCCCAGCACGAACAAGCCTGGGCCGCCTTCCCGGTGACCCGGCTTCGGCCAGAACAGGTTATTGGCAGCGTCAATCAGGCCTCCTCGTTAAGCACGCTCAATGCCGACAGCCACGTTCTGACAAAGCTCATTACCTATGGCGAAACGAACGATTTCCTGCAACGGTATGGCGATGCGGGTGAAGACGAGTTCAGCATGGACGGCGGCACCATTCCGCAGCGTCTGTTAATGATGAACGGAAACTTGGTCACCGAGCGCACCAAAAACAATTTCGTCCGCAACGCTGCCACGCGTATCTCGCAACTGTCGCCCAACGACGAAACGGCTGTGGAAACGGCCTTCCTGTGCGTCCTGACGCGACGCCCCAATCCCGTCGAGCTAGAACACTTTACCGATAAGCTCGAGAACGAAGAGATCCCATCGAATCGCTCCCAAGACTTTGAAGACATTTACTGGGCTTTGATGAACTGCACCGAGTTCGCCTGGAATCACTAG
- a CDS encoding DUF4013 domain-containing protein: MSVVNSTWQDEALVPAEELIAPLNHLPEESASEAPSETAQPPQKHVFWRAVDGLMHAWEWCFGVVSMIVILAFLATVPILNLMSLGYLLEVSGRIARTGKFTQGFVGIRKAARIGSIVAGAWLMFLPLRLLSDAWQSAWLIDPESVQTRNLWVVTMVATVAVSLHVAWACYRGGRLRHFLWPAPIKFFKTIFHGGMYAQAREGTLAFIKELHLWHYFSMGARGFVGTLIWLLVPVLWMIGARQINEPAAAFLVSLPGMLVFAFVLLYLPFLQARFAAENRFKALFEVGAIRRLFVQAPMAWWLALFITLLFALPLYLLKVEMIDREIAWLPSLFFVIFIFPARMLSGWALAVAKRREKPAHFAWRWLSRLAAIPVVVSYIFFMYLFLYISWRGADSLLEQHAFLVPVPFLGA, from the coding sequence ATGTCTGTGGTCAACTCAACCTGGCAAGACGAAGCATTGGTTCCTGCCGAGGAACTGATTGCCCCGCTCAACCATTTGCCGGAAGAATCGGCAAGTGAAGCACCCTCAGAGACGGCCCAACCTCCCCAAAAGCATGTGTTTTGGCGGGCTGTCGATGGGCTAATGCATGCTTGGGAGTGGTGCTTTGGCGTCGTTTCCATGATTGTGATCCTCGCCTTTTTAGCGACCGTGCCCATTTTGAATTTGATGAGCCTGGGCTATTTGCTGGAAGTTAGCGGGCGAATTGCCCGGACTGGCAAATTTACGCAAGGGTTTGTCGGCATTCGCAAAGCGGCCCGCATCGGAAGTATTGTCGCCGGGGCCTGGCTGATGTTTCTGCCGCTGCGGCTTTTGTCCGACGCCTGGCAAAGCGCCTGGTTGATCGACCCTGAAAGCGTTCAAACGCGAAATCTGTGGGTGGTGACGATGGTCGCGACCGTTGCCGTCAGCCTGCATGTCGCTTGGGCCTGTTATCGGGGTGGGCGACTCCGGCATTTTCTTTGGCCGGCACCGATCAAGTTCTTCAAAACCATCTTCCACGGCGGCATGTATGCTCAGGCCCGGGAAGGCACGCTAGCTTTCATCAAAGAACTGCACTTATGGCACTATTTTTCGATGGGAGCCCGCGGCTTCGTCGGCACGCTGATTTGGCTGTTGGTGCCGGTGCTGTGGATGATAGGTGCTCGGCAGATCAATGAACCAGCGGCCGCTTTCCTGGTGAGCCTGCCTGGCATGTTGGTGTTTGCGTTTGTGCTGCTTTACCTCCCGTTTTTGCAAGCTCGCTTCGCGGCCGAGAATCGCTTCAAGGCCTTGTTTGAAGTGGGAGCGATTCGGCGGTTGTTTGTTCAAGCCCCGATGGCGTGGTGGCTGGCCCTCTTTATTACGCTGTTGTTTGCCCTGCCGCTGTATCTGCTCAAAGTCGAAATGATCGATCGCGAGATTGCCTGGCTGCCGAGCTTATTTTTTGTGATCTTCATCTTTCCGGCTCGGATGCTCTCTGGCTGGGCCCTGGCGGTGGCTAAGCGGCGGGAAAAACCGGCCCACTTCGCCTGGCGTTGGTTAAGCCGCCTGGCTGCGATCCCCGTGGTGGTGTCCTATATCTTCTTCATGTACTTGTTTTTGTACATCTCGTGGCGCGGGGCGGATAGCCTTTTAGAGCAGCACGCGTTTCTGGTTCCGGTGCCATTTTTGGGGGCTTAG
- a CDS encoding S41 family peptidase, with translation MPRGNLIVICVAFVTAMICYQSAAQSRYALMFQQGLRTISEFYVRPVENEDLFDAAMEGLTAPLDQNSVYIAPPRYSNFRRELGQEFGGIGVHVDFDEENREMVIITPLAGAPAYEAGIQAGDVVVAIDGVDLNGEDFDKSLDRLHGETGTSVTLTVRHIGQDDLVDITMDRANIMVESVMGDTHGEGGKWDFHLASNPRIGYIRVDSFGDRTAEDFELALEQVGDDVDGLIIDMRGNAGGYLTAAIQMVDLFIDQGDIVTTRTRNNRIRDIYEASSGGTLVRQDLPVVVMVNRFSASASEIFAAALQDHGRATVVGERSFGKGTVQSIFPLDGNRRAIKITTATYWRPNGSNIHRFPDSKEEDDWGVAPDQGWELELDDETLTKVIKARRLNDVDRTNFANPESATEREVSEEEQVLLDFEDPQLQQAIEVIEEANK, from the coding sequence ATGCCGCGTGGAAACCTGATCGTGATTTGTGTTGCCTTCGTGACGGCGATGATCTGTTATCAATCGGCGGCTCAATCGCGTTACGCGTTGATGTTTCAGCAGGGGTTGCGGACGATCTCCGAGTTCTACGTGCGCCCGGTTGAGAATGAAGATCTGTTCGACGCCGCCATGGAAGGGCTGACCGCTCCGCTGGATCAAAACTCGGTCTACATTGCCCCACCTCGCTATTCCAATTTTCGCCGCGAGCTTGGCCAAGAGTTCGGTGGGATTGGCGTGCATGTCGATTTCGACGAAGAAAACCGAGAGATGGTGATCATCACCCCGCTCGCCGGGGCACCCGCTTATGAAGCTGGAATCCAAGCCGGGGATGTCGTGGTGGCCATTGATGGGGTCGACTTGAACGGTGAAGACTTCGACAAGTCGCTGGACCGCCTACATGGCGAGACCGGCACGTCAGTAACCCTTACCGTTCGGCACATCGGCCAGGACGACTTGGTCGATATCACAATGGACCGAGCCAATATCATGGTCGAGTCGGTTATGGGGGATACGCACGGAGAAGGGGGGAAGTGGGATTTCCATCTCGCCAGTAATCCCCGCATTGGATACATCCGCGTCGATTCGTTCGGGGACCGTACAGCGGAAGACTTCGAACTCGCCTTAGAGCAAGTTGGCGATGATGTGGACGGATTGATCATCGATATGCGAGGCAACGCCGGTGGCTACCTGACGGCGGCAATCCAGATGGTCGACTTGTTTATCGATCAGGGAGACATCGTAACAACGCGTACCCGGAACAACCGCATTCGCGACATTTACGAAGCATCGTCCGGCGGAACGTTGGTCCGTCAAGATCTTCCGGTTGTGGTGATGGTCAATCGGTTCAGTGCCAGCGCGAGTGAGATCTTCGCGGCCGCACTGCAAGACCACGGGCGAGCGACGGTTGTCGGAGAACGTTCGTTTGGCAAAGGCACCGTGCAAAGTATCTTCCCGCTCGATGGAAACCGTCGTGCGATCAAAATCACTACGGCGACGTACTGGCGACCCAACGGAAGCAATATTCATCGTTTTCCCGATTCCAAGGAAGAAGACGATTGGGGCGTGGCTCCTGACCAAGGCTGGGAATTGGAGCTGGATGACGAGACGTTGACGAAAGTCATCAAGGCGAGGCGTTTAAACGACGTCGATCGAACCAACTTCGCCAACCCAGAATCGGCTACCGAGAGAGAAGTCTCAGAAGAAGAGCAAGTCCTTCTCGACTTTGAAGACCCACAGCTGCAACAGGCAATCGAAGTGATCGAGGAAGCGAACAAGTAA
- a CDS encoding histone deacetylase family protein, translating to MTSLLYYHDRYLQHLTGKHPECPLRLTTCTTHLRDKNIWEKWTRPGFEAATIEHAQLVHTQEMIAQIQDLAGIGGGNLDADTVVSPASYQVALLAVGAAIDATRQVAQGEASNAFCLIRPPGHHATSETSMGFCLLNNIAIAAATAVKKLDVPRVLIVDWDVHHGNGTQEIFWRDENVAFFSMHRYPFYPGSGDRDAVGEGPGRGYTWNLPVSYGTDRMATLTTFEYQLQEFAERVQPELVMISAGFDAHKDDPVGDLGLETEDFATLTNIVQEVADTWCGGRIVSMLEGGYNPPRLADSIEVHLRELAQASIKKAP from the coding sequence ATGACCAGCCTGCTTTACTACCACGACCGATATCTTCAGCACCTAACGGGCAAACATCCGGAATGTCCGCTGCGTCTCACGACGTGTACGACCCACCTTCGCGACAAAAATATCTGGGAAAAATGGACCAGACCAGGCTTCGAGGCGGCCACGATCGAGCACGCCCAACTGGTTCACACACAAGAGATGATTGCCCAAATCCAAGACTTGGCCGGCATTGGAGGGGGGAATCTCGATGCCGACACGGTCGTTTCGCCTGCTTCCTACCAGGTCGCCCTGCTGGCGGTAGGTGCGGCGATCGACGCCACGCGGCAGGTTGCTCAGGGGGAAGCATCTAATGCGTTCTGCCTGATTCGACCGCCTGGGCATCATGCGACATCCGAGACCAGCATGGGGTTCTGCCTGCTGAACAACATTGCCATCGCCGCCGCAACCGCGGTGAAGAAGTTGGATGTCCCCAGGGTATTGATCGTCGACTGGGACGTTCACCACGGCAACGGGACGCAAGAGATCTTCTGGCGAGACGAGAACGTGGCGTTCTTTTCCATGCATCGCTATCCCTTCTACCCTGGCTCCGGCGATCGTGATGCCGTGGGGGAAGGTCCTGGCCGAGGCTATACCTGGAATTTGCCGGTCTCGTACGGGACCGATCGCATGGCAACGCTCACGACGTTCGAGTACCAACTCCAAGAGTTCGCCGAGCGCGTGCAGCCAGAGTTGGTGATGATCAGCGCTGGCTTCGACGCCCACAAAGACGATCCGGTCGGCGACTTGGGGCTCGAAACCGAAGACTTTGCCACCCTGACCAATATTGTCCAAGAGGTGGCCGACACGTGGTGCGGGGGCCGTATCGTGAGCATGCTCGAAGGGGGCTACAATCCGCCACGGCTGGCCGACTCGATCGAAGTTCACCTGCGTGAGTTAGCACAAGCCTCGATCAAGAAGGCCCCCTAA
- a CDS encoding HEAT repeat domain-containing protein — MTDHSVRNHSILAALLAVTVSLALATGAGCRSVVDGSRDLTEIASPPAKTKPEKKAVSAPTQAPAVVDRAVEAAEMVLAASVVQTSETALRPKHIESRGWYLDHGLPVYQAVAQRTTRWRHSALESLLDQPDSPQATFDNGTKSTNFEIQATALIGLVRSGHTVEPKRLAELIENQEIAPTTQAALLEALAMTPPKQAKPIVEQLFQNRDSLIASAEAIDEEVATALEQQFWIALAFLLTEDQQVTRFTERFSQASPQLQATLLDLLVFHRADQRDAITEHFEQLSPQAVRRLGLWEPYLRSVAPLETLIAQTRSPEFATRESAVIGLGRDGSAAAQAMLREITDKDPTLVQVASVFAWSLIPGHDQWTRLSEASSWRVRLATAQLVPLHSKYQDIFAELKDDNSRQVREAMIHRSPELVARQKSPQEEAPLPTKRHEIPNLTAEQVMAILDRIEKAEHASDESQRQEARRALLLQPQEVLAAVDQAAKPLVAYDNDYLFNVLLPQCDPAYRLLLEVTSGDPRLTLSALRQLELQSRQAALPELVVWRLQSHVEHFTPMTWPVLMEVIRNDQREAAQQIVRRALAHDSPQIRIAAYRYIADFPMDDVTSQVKDGLNHEVPNVRVAAIEALSSVDGAASIGDFVNRLTDSDIDVQMAACRALDAQNDRRGIDHWNRMIYSSSKAVRLKAVQAIVARKQPSDIPLLIRVLDDETSIRSAALDGLSSIVAKDQWPSSISNAISLEAKCAAWKNWFDRQADRSEPEILAPTG, encoded by the coding sequence ATGACCGATCATTCCGTTCGCAATCACTCGATCCTTGCTGCGCTGCTAGCAGTAACTGTTTCCTTGGCCCTGGCCACAGGGGCAGGCTGTCGTAGTGTTGTCGATGGCTCTCGGGATCTAACCGAGATCGCTTCGCCTCCGGCTAAGACGAAGCCTGAGAAGAAGGCCGTGTCTGCTCCGACGCAGGCGCCAGCTGTCGTCGACCGAGCCGTAGAAGCCGCGGAAATGGTGCTCGCCGCCAGTGTCGTTCAAACCTCGGAAACCGCTCTTCGTCCCAAGCATATCGAGTCGCGCGGTTGGTATCTCGATCATGGACTGCCGGTCTATCAGGCCGTCGCCCAGAGAACCACGCGTTGGCGTCACTCGGCGCTTGAATCGCTGTTAGATCAGCCCGATTCTCCGCAAGCTACCTTCGATAACGGAACAAAGTCGACCAACTTCGAGATCCAGGCAACCGCCCTGATCGGATTGGTACGCAGCGGGCACACTGTCGAGCCGAAGCGTTTGGCCGAACTGATCGAGAATCAAGAGATCGCGCCCACCACCCAGGCCGCTCTGCTGGAAGCCCTGGCAATGACGCCGCCCAAGCAGGCCAAGCCGATCGTAGAGCAGCTCTTTCAGAACAGAGATTCACTCATCGCTTCCGCCGAAGCCATCGACGAAGAAGTGGCGACGGCACTCGAGCAACAGTTCTGGATAGCCCTGGCATTTCTTCTGACCGAAGATCAACAGGTAACCCGCTTCACCGAACGCTTCTCGCAAGCATCGCCGCAACTCCAAGCGACACTGCTCGACCTGCTCGTCTTTCATCGAGCTGACCAGCGGGACGCGATCACCGAACATTTCGAGCAACTGTCGCCTCAGGCAGTCCGGCGACTAGGGCTGTGGGAGCCATATCTTCGGAGCGTGGCCCCTTTAGAAACGCTTATCGCTCAGACGCGCTCGCCAGAGTTCGCCACGCGAGAAAGCGCTGTCATTGGTCTCGGACGAGATGGCTCTGCCGCGGCTCAGGCAATGCTCCGAGAGATCACCGATAAAGACCCCACCTTGGTCCAAGTTGCGTCGGTCTTTGCCTGGAGTCTGATTCCCGGACATGATCAGTGGACGCGACTTTCCGAGGCGTCGTCCTGGCGCGTACGTTTGGCCACGGCCCAGTTGGTACCGCTGCACTCGAAATATCAAGACATCTTCGCTGAGCTGAAAGACGACAATAGCCGCCAAGTGCGCGAGGCGATGATTCATCGTTCGCCAGAGCTGGTGGCCCGGCAGAAATCGCCGCAAGAAGAGGCCCCCCTGCCAACGAAGCGACATGAGATCCCGAATCTGACGGCCGAACAGGTTATGGCCATTCTCGACCGCATCGAAAAGGCCGAGCATGCCTCGGACGAATCGCAGCGACAGGAAGCCAGGCGGGCCTTATTATTGCAGCCGCAAGAGGTGCTCGCCGCAGTAGACCAGGCAGCCAAGCCCCTGGTGGCCTATGACAACGACTATCTATTTAACGTGCTGCTACCTCAGTGCGATCCAGCCTACCGGCTACTGCTTGAGGTGACTTCCGGAGATCCTCGGCTCACGCTTTCGGCATTAAGGCAGCTTGAACTGCAGTCCCGTCAGGCCGCATTGCCGGAACTTGTCGTGTGGCGTCTTCAATCGCACGTCGAACACTTCACGCCCATGACGTGGCCGGTGTTAATGGAAGTGATTCGCAATGACCAACGCGAGGCCGCGCAACAAATCGTGCGACGCGCTTTGGCTCACGACAGCCCTCAGATACGCATTGCCGCCTATCGTTACATCGCCGATTTTCCAATGGATGACGTGACGTCGCAGGTCAAAGACGGACTGAATCACGAAGTGCCCAATGTCCGAGTCGCGGCGATTGAAGCCCTGTCCAGCGTAGATGGAGCGGCCAGCATCGGCGATTTTGTCAATCGATTGACCGATAGCGACATCGACGTGCAGATGGCAGCCTGCCGGGCGCTCGACGCCCAAAACGATCGGCGCGGGATCGACCACTGGAACCGCATGATCTATTCGTCGTCTAAGGCCGTTCGCCTGAAAGCGGTGCAAGCGATTGTGGCGAGAAAACAGCCCAGCGACATCCCTCTTTTGATCCGTGTGTTGGATGATGAAACGTCCATTCGATCGGCGGCACTGGACGGACTGTCCAGTATTGTCGCGAAAGATCAATGGCCATCCTCAATTTCTAACGCAATTTCTTTAGAAGCGAAGTGTGCTGCCTGGAAAAACTGGTTCGACCGGCAAGCCGATCGCAGCGAACCGGAAATCTTAGCTCCTACCGGTTAG
- a CDS encoding 3-hydroxyacyl-CoA dehydrogenase NAD-binding domain-containing protein, with protein MAPNSSIKLSFPEQDIACLTFDLPDKGANILSRPVMDELASHLDTLADRDDIVGVIIDSAKPSIFIAGADINEFAASMEVDEKHTYEMCRQGQSLFGRLHAHKWLTVAAINGTCVGGGTELALGCDRRIVSTHEKTEIGLPEVKLGIYPGWGGTVRLSRLVGLGNAVKMITSGESVSPQKALEMGLADDIVPADQMVPAAIRMIREEQQTGQYLNDRAQRIKPISINETELGFLGATASAYILQQTKGQYPAPLAALETLLGGAMLDAEGSLEAEAQGMAKLFGTPVNAALINVFLLTDRNKKDSGVEGDGPQPRKLKSASVIGAGIMGSGIAAANLKRGLTVTLNDANPEALERGASAVLDEVSFDKETRGKNVERAIHYAGKLRSTTSGDELLDSEIIIEAVVENLELKRKIFASLEEKLPADTILASNTSTLPITKMAENLQHPERFVGIHFFNPVRKMKLVEVIRGEKTSDETAATAVAYAKGLGKFPIVVNDGPGFLVNRLLFPYMNEATQLLQDGVDMKRIDKVAAKFGMPMGPIALYDMVGIDTSFYAGRTMYDAFPERTLVSPILPALIKNERLGTKKGFGFYNHEKKKGRPQPDPMALELIAKYVDPPEREITDEEIEHRLILPMLLEATRALDEGIVRDPRDVDLGLIFGIGFPPFKGGLLFWADTVGAKTLVEWLTPLEALGKRFLPTEMLLEMAQHDSKFYDRTSD; from the coding sequence ATGGCCCCCAATTCCAGCATCAAGCTTAGCTTCCCCGAACAGGATATCGCCTGCCTGACATTCGACCTGCCTGATAAGGGGGCGAACATACTGAGTCGTCCTGTCATGGACGAATTAGCCAGTCACCTCGATACACTCGCCGACCGAGACGATATCGTGGGCGTGATTATCGATTCGGCGAAGCCTAGTATCTTCATCGCCGGCGCCGATATCAACGAGTTTGCGGCTTCGATGGAAGTCGACGAGAAACACACCTACGAGATGTGCCGGCAGGGGCAAAGCCTGTTTGGTCGACTGCATGCCCACAAGTGGCTGACCGTGGCGGCCATCAACGGAACCTGCGTCGGCGGCGGAACAGAACTGGCCCTCGGCTGCGATCGGCGGATCGTCTCGACCCACGAGAAAACCGAAATCGGGCTGCCCGAGGTGAAGCTGGGCATCTATCCCGGTTGGGGTGGCACGGTTCGCTTGTCACGCTTGGTGGGTCTGGGCAACGCCGTTAAAATGATTACTTCCGGCGAAAGTGTCTCGCCGCAGAAGGCCTTAGAGATGGGCCTCGCCGACGACATCGTCCCGGCCGATCAGATGGTGCCGGCTGCGATTCGAATGATTCGTGAAGAGCAGCAAACGGGTCAATATTTAAACGACCGCGCCCAACGCATCAAGCCGATCTCGATCAACGAGACCGAACTTGGCTTTCTCGGGGCGACTGCTTCGGCGTACATTCTGCAGCAAACCAAAGGACAGTATCCCGCTCCCTTGGCCGCGTTAGAAACGTTGCTCGGTGGTGCGATGCTCGACGCCGAAGGGTCGTTGGAGGCCGAAGCCCAGGGCATGGCCAAGCTGTTTGGCACGCCCGTCAACGCGGCACTGATCAATGTCTTCTTGCTGACCGATCGCAACAAGAAGGATAGTGGTGTCGAGGGAGATGGCCCCCAACCACGCAAACTCAAGTCGGCCAGTGTTATCGGGGCTGGCATCATGGGCAGTGGTATCGCCGCCGCGAACCTGAAACGCGGCCTGACCGTCACGCTGAACGACGCCAACCCGGAAGCCCTCGAGCGTGGTGCCAGTGCGGTACTCGATGAAGTGTCGTTCGATAAAGAAACCCGCGGTAAGAACGTCGAGCGGGCAATTCATTACGCCGGTAAGCTGCGCAGCACGACCAGCGGCGACGAGCTGCTCGATTCTGAGATCATCATCGAAGCCGTCGTCGAGAACCTAGAACTCAAACGCAAGATCTTCGCAAGTCTGGAAGAGAAGCTGCCTGCCGATACCATTCTGGCCAGCAATACCTCGACCCTGCCGATCACCAAGATGGCCGAGAACCTGCAGCACCCAGAGCGTTTCGTGGGGATTCACTTTTTCAATCCCGTCCGCAAGATGAAGCTCGTGGAAGTGATTCGTGGCGAGAAGACCTCGGACGAAACGGCCGCGACGGCAGTGGCCTACGCCAAGGGGCTGGGCAAGTTTCCGATTGTCGTCAACGACGGGCCAGGCTTCCTGGTCAATCGGCTGCTCTTTCCTTACATGAACGAAGCGACGCAGCTGCTGCAAGATGGCGTCGACATGAAACGCATCGACAAAGTGGCCGCGAAGTTCGGTATGCCGATGGGGCCGATCGCGTTGTACGACATGGTAGGGATCGACACGTCCTTCTATGCAGGTCGAACCATGTACGATGCGTTCCCGGAACGGACGCTCGTTTCGCCCATTCTGCCGGCATTGATCAAGAACGAGCGGCTCGGCACGAAAAAGGGCTTCGGCTTTTACAACCACGAAAAGAAGAAAGGCCGCCCCCAGCCAGATCCGATGGCCTTGGAATTGATTGCCAAGTATGTCGACCCACCCGAGCGTGAAATCACCGACGAAGAAATCGAGCACCGCCTGATCTTGCCGATGCTGCTCGAAGCGACCCGGGCCTTGGACGAAGGCATCGTCCGCGATCCGCGGGATGTCGACCTGGGTTTGATCTTCGGGATCGGTTTTCCACCCTTCAAAGGCGGCCTGCTGTTCTGGGCCGACACCGTGGGGGCCAAGACGCTGGTCGAGTGGCTCACGCCGCTGGAAGCACTCGGCAAACGCTTCCTGCCCACGGAAATGCTTCTGGAGATGGCCCAGCACGACAGCAAGTTTTACGACCGGACCTCGGACTAA
- the fadA gene encoding acetyl-CoA C-acyltransferase FadA: protein MNQAVIIDCLRTSIGRAHPERGYYRDVRSDDLAVHCVQALIERTGIDPNEIEDVLFGNTQQTLEQGLNVARIIALTAGLPVTAAGTTINRLCGSSLQALNQAAHSIIAGGEDVQIVGGLEHMTHVPMDHAIDVNPKLYHHTSEAALHMGITAEFLAQTQGISRQDQDEFALASHQKASAAIAAGKFNQEIIPTHGRDEEGQRKLLTIDQCVREDTSLEALSALRPVFMPDGGTVTAGNASPINDGASAMLVMSDTTAKRWDLKPMARVVATAVAGVEPSLMGTGPIPATQKALKRAGMTLDQIDVIELNEAFAAQSLACIRALELDMDKVNVHGGAIAIGHPLGCSGARISTTLLHAMQDRDARFGLATMCIGVGQGIATIFERLD, encoded by the coding sequence ATGAATCAGGCAGTAATCATTGACTGTTTGCGAACGTCGATCGGTCGAGCCCACCCCGAACGTGGCTACTATCGTGATGTGCGTAGCGACGACCTGGCCGTGCACTGTGTCCAGGCACTGATCGAGCGGACGGGTATCGATCCGAATGAGATCGAAGACGTCCTGTTCGGCAACACTCAGCAAACGCTCGAGCAAGGTCTGAACGTTGCACGCATCATCGCATTGACCGCTGGTTTGCCAGTCACGGCAGCCGGAACTACCATCAACCGGCTTTGCGGAAGTAGCTTACAGGCACTCAATCAAGCCGCGCACAGCATCATCGCCGGTGGGGAAGACGTGCAGATTGTCGGCGGTCTGGAGCACATGACGCATGTTCCCATGGATCATGCGATCGACGTGAATCCCAAGCTTTACCATCACACGTCGGAAGCGGCCCTGCATATGGGCATCACGGCCGAGTTCCTGGCCCAGACGCAGGGCATCTCGCGTCAGGACCAGGACGAATTCGCCTTGGCGAGCCATCAGAAGGCCAGTGCCGCAATCGCCGCCGGCAAGTTCAACCAAGAGATCATCCCCACGCACGGTCGTGACGAAGAAGGCCAGCGAAAGCTGCTTACCATCGATCAGTGCGTCCGCGAAGATACCAGCCTCGAGGCCTTGTCGGCGCTTCGCCCCGTGTTCATGCCCGACGGCGGAACAGTCACCGCCGGCAACGCTTCGCCCATCAACGACGGCGCCTCTGCGATGCTCGTCATGTCTGACACGACTGCCAAGCGATGGGATTTGAAGCCGATGGCCCGGGTGGTTGCTACCGCCGTAGCTGGCGTCGAGCCATCGCTGATGGGTACCGGACCGATCCCCGCCACGCAGAAGGCGCTCAAGCGGGCCGGAATGACGCTCGATCAGATTGACGTCATCGAACTGAACGAAGCGTTCGCGGCCCAATCCCTGGCATGCATTCGTGCTCTGGAATTGGATATGGACAAGGTTAACGTCCACGGCGGAGCGATTGCGATTGGTCACCCACTGGGGTGCTCTGGGGCACGCATCAGCACGACGCTCCTTCACGCGATGCAAGACCGTGATGCTCGCTTCGGCCTGGCGACCATGTGCATCGGTGTCGGACAAGGAATCGCGACCATCTTCGAGCGACTGGACTAA